A genome region from Triplophysa rosa linkage group LG24, Trosa_1v2, whole genome shotgun sequence includes the following:
- the LOC130547552 gene encoding myelin regulatory factor-like protein isoform X3, translating into MSLRRPADDSMDVLGEREALQQFFNGEDASGVLDTSFLEEYLSNESDSTFMLPESPPDSCSERSSPPQIPGSGWTRAASLHVGRDSLSRYVNTSESCHDSPALYALQHHPCTQMRSAPVYTSVKQHQRPGDTSHENKKRRRSDPLEGNTEPCRRSDSLWTPPTFCGDRACEAFSSDSDGAGHHVLSWDRYQPSRWSRLYNGRLEALSPPGYHVDADKGFGYSTADEAFVCQKKNHFQVTVHIGMLGDPAYVETPAGPVPVESFHVKVFGVKMEAHSHFITIEQSQSDRSKKPFLPVKVQLPRDKITKVTLSRLHFSETTANNMRKKGKPNPDQRYFMMVVGLYATVSEEKSFLLVANVSERLIVRASNPGQFENDTDVLWQRGQAPETVVCHGRIGINTDNPDESLVVCGNAKIMGNVMHPSDRRAKENIQEVDSMEQLRRIAQMRIVEYDYKPEFASRMGIDQVHETGIIAQEVKELLPSAVREMGDVTCVNGETIPHFLMVDKEQIFMENVGAVKQLCKLTDNLETRIQELEVWNSRLAKLKRLGSLRSSNSSNTKAYEAGKSHATRPAQKTSSSTSDCCERYQWCLQHRVFQASIIMLVTTMALCVISITALYMLTLDEDVDFNSSLNSSDVVPPFTTTETQLTTASATSPPAPWPPDIDFSNVFYSDEIYCCPSNLTSSTATDPRRAEKEEWTAKLPEILKNSTDWKNTTIRSIIITQNLQMIDQQYCDTHDDCGKGKYSYVIPLSKHIPPNMPITLQITTDELLVMYLCSYDERDQCYSVLEHSGLKSNTALNTQGLANCSTDPNYAEFLFTDYQLHFFRRCD; encoded by the exons ATGAGTCTGAGGAGACCTGCTGACGACTCCATGGATGTTCTGGGAGAAAGAGAAGCTCTGCAGCAGTTCTTTAATG GTGAGGATGCGAGCGGTGTGTTGGACACCAGTTTTCTGGAGGAGTACCTGAGCAATGAAAGCGACTCCACGTT CATGTTACCTGAATCCCCGCCGGACTCGTGCTCGGAGCGCAGTTCTCCTCCTCAGATACCAG GTTCAGGATGGACGAGAGCCGCGTCGCTTCACGTGGGCCGTGATTCGCTTTCTCGGTACGTGAACACGTCTGAGTCGTGCCATGATTCACCCGCTCTCTACGCTCTTCAGCATCATCCCTGCACACAGATGAGATCGGCTCCTGTGTACACAAGCGTCAAACAACACCAACGGCCCGG AGATACATCACATGAAAATAAGAAGAGAAGACGCTCAGATCCTCTGGAGGGGAACACAGAGCCGTGCAGGAGGAGCGACTCGCTTTGGACCCCACCCACATTCT gtggaGATCGAGCGTGCGAAGCATTCTCTTCTGACAGCGATGGCGCTGGACATCACGTGCTGTCGTGGGACAGATATCAGCCAAGCCGATGGTCACGTCTCTACAATGGCAGGCTTGAGGCTCT ATCTCCTCCAGGTTATCATGTGGATGCTGATAAAGGCTTCGGTTACTCCACAGCCGATGAAGCTTTCGTCTGTCAGAAGAAGAATCATTTCCAGGTCACCGTTCACATCGGGATGCTCGGAGATCCCGCGTACGTGGAGACCCCGGCCGGACCCGTGCCCGTAGAGAGCTTCCACGTGAAGGTGTTCGGGGTCAAG ATGGAAGCACACAGTCACTTCATCACTATCGAGCAGTCTCAGTCAGACCGCAGTAAGAAACCTTTCCTGCCGGTCAA AGTCCAGCTGCCCCGAGATAAAATCACAAAGGTAACGTTGAGCCGACTTCACTTCAGCGAGACCACAGCCAATAACATGAGGAAAAAAGGCAAACCCAACCCTGACCAGAG atatttcatgatGGTTGTTGGTCTGTACGCCACTGTGAGTGAAGAGAAAAGTTTTCTGCTGGTCGCTAATGTATCAGAAAGACTCATCGTCAGG GCGTCCAATCCTGGACAGTTTGAGAACGACACTGATGTTCTTTGGCAAAGAGGTCAAGCTCCAGAGACGGTGGTGTGTCACGGCAGGATTGGCATCAACACGGACAATCCCGATGAATCTTTGGTGGTCTGTGGGAACGCCAAGATAATGGGCAACGTAATGCACCCGTCAGACCGGAGAGCCAAAGAAAACATTCAGGAG GTGGACTCGATGGAGCAGTTGAGGAGAATAGCACAGATGAGGATCGTCGAGTATGACTACAAACCAGAATTCGCCTCCAGGATGGGAATCGATCAGGTCCATGAAACCG GAATCATCGCACAGGAAGTGAAGGAGCTGCTGCCGTCTGCGGTCAGAGAGATGGGTGACGTCACGTGTGTCAACGGAGAAACCATCCCTCACTTCCTCATGGTGGATAAA GAGCAGATCTTCATGGAGAACGTGGGAGCTGTGAAGCAGTTGTGTAAGCTCACCGATAACCTGGAGACTCGCATTCAAGAGCTGGAGGTGTGGAACAGTCGTCTGGCCAAACTGAAGAGGCTCGGCAGCCTGCGCTCCAGTAACTCGTCTAACACCAAAGCTTATGAAGCAGG AAAGAGCCACGCGACACGTCCTGCGCAGAAGACCTCATCGTCTACA aGCGACTGCTGTGAGAGATATCAGTGGTGTCTTCAGCATCGAGTGTTTCAGGCCAGTATCATCATGCTGGTGACCACCATGGCTCTGTG TGTCATCTCTATAACGGCTCTCTACATGCTGACGTTAGACGAGGACGTGGACTTCAACAGCAG TCTGAACAGCAGTGACGTCGTGCCGCCGTTCACCACCACAGAAACACAACTCACAACAG CATCGGCCACGTCTCCTCCCGCTCCCTGGCCTCCTGACATCGACTTCTCCAATGTCTTCTACTCAGATGAGATCTACTGCTGCCCTTCCAATCTAACATCATCCACAGCCACCGATCCCAGAAGAGCTGAGAAAG AGGAGTGGACGGCGAAACTGCCGGAGATACTGAAAAACTCCACAGACT GGAAAAACACAACCATCCGGTCCATCATCATCACACAGAATCTACAGATGATCGATCAGCAGTACTGTGACACACACGACGACTGTGG gaAGGGAAAGTACAGTTACGTCATCCCCCTCAGTAAACACATCCCACCCAACATGCCCATCACCCTCCAGATCAC caCAGATGAGCTGTTGGTGATGTATTTGTGTTCATATGATGAGAGAGACCAGTGTTATTCTGTACTGGAGCACAGCGGCCTGAAGTCAAACACGGCTCTCAACACACAG GGTTTGGCCAACTGTAGCACCGACCCAAACTACGCCGAGTTCTTATTCACCGACTATCAGCTGCACTTCTTCCGCCGCTGTGACTGA
- the LOC130547552 gene encoding myelin regulatory factor-like protein isoform X1, with product MSLRRPADDSMDVLGEREALQQFFNGEDASGVLDTSFLEEYLSNESDSTFMLPESPPDSCSERSSPPQIPGSGWTRAASLHVGRDSLSRYVNTSESCHDSPALYALQHHPCTQMRSAPVYTSVKQHQRPGDTSHENKKRRRSDPLEGNTEPCRRSDSLWTPPTFCGDRACEAFSSDSDGAGHHVLSWDRYQPSRWSRLYNGRLEALSPPGYHVDADKGFGYSTADEAFVCQKKNHFQVTVHIGMLGDPAYVETPAGPVPVESFHVKVFGVKMEAHSHFITIEQSQSDRSKKPFLPVKVQLPRDKITKVTLSRLHFSETTANNMRKKGKPNPDQRYFMMVVGLYATVSEEKSFLLVANVSERLIVRASNPGQFENDTDVLWQRGQAPETVVCHGRIGINTDNPDESLVVCGNAKIMGNVMHPSDRRAKENIQEVDSMEQLRRIAQMRIVEYDYKPEFASRMGIDQVHETGIIAQEVKELLPSAVREMGDVTCVNGETIPHFLMVDKEQIFMENVGAVKQLCKLTDNLETRIQELEVWNSRLAKLKRLGSLRSSNSSNTKAYEAGKSHATRPAQKTSSSTSDCCERYQWCLQHRVFQASIIMLVTTMALCVISITALYMLTLDEDVDFNSSLNSSDVVPPFTTTETQLTTASATSPPAPWPPDIDFSNVFYSDEIYCCPSNLTSSTATDPRRAEKEEWTAKLPEILKNSTDWKNTTIRSIIITQNLQMIDQQYCDTHDDCGKGKYSYVIPLSKHIPPNMPITLQITTDELLVMYLCSYDERDQCYSVLEHSGLKSNTALNTQGYIHKWTLAAANHYRSSYHFRVAVAGLANCSTDPNYAEFLFTDYQLHFFRRCD from the exons ATGAGTCTGAGGAGACCTGCTGACGACTCCATGGATGTTCTGGGAGAAAGAGAAGCTCTGCAGCAGTTCTTTAATG GTGAGGATGCGAGCGGTGTGTTGGACACCAGTTTTCTGGAGGAGTACCTGAGCAATGAAAGCGACTCCACGTT CATGTTACCTGAATCCCCGCCGGACTCGTGCTCGGAGCGCAGTTCTCCTCCTCAGATACCAG GTTCAGGATGGACGAGAGCCGCGTCGCTTCACGTGGGCCGTGATTCGCTTTCTCGGTACGTGAACACGTCTGAGTCGTGCCATGATTCACCCGCTCTCTACGCTCTTCAGCATCATCCCTGCACACAGATGAGATCGGCTCCTGTGTACACAAGCGTCAAACAACACCAACGGCCCGG AGATACATCACATGAAAATAAGAAGAGAAGACGCTCAGATCCTCTGGAGGGGAACACAGAGCCGTGCAGGAGGAGCGACTCGCTTTGGACCCCACCCACATTCT gtggaGATCGAGCGTGCGAAGCATTCTCTTCTGACAGCGATGGCGCTGGACATCACGTGCTGTCGTGGGACAGATATCAGCCAAGCCGATGGTCACGTCTCTACAATGGCAGGCTTGAGGCTCT ATCTCCTCCAGGTTATCATGTGGATGCTGATAAAGGCTTCGGTTACTCCACAGCCGATGAAGCTTTCGTCTGTCAGAAGAAGAATCATTTCCAGGTCACCGTTCACATCGGGATGCTCGGAGATCCCGCGTACGTGGAGACCCCGGCCGGACCCGTGCCCGTAGAGAGCTTCCACGTGAAGGTGTTCGGGGTCAAG ATGGAAGCACACAGTCACTTCATCACTATCGAGCAGTCTCAGTCAGACCGCAGTAAGAAACCTTTCCTGCCGGTCAA AGTCCAGCTGCCCCGAGATAAAATCACAAAGGTAACGTTGAGCCGACTTCACTTCAGCGAGACCACAGCCAATAACATGAGGAAAAAAGGCAAACCCAACCCTGACCAGAG atatttcatgatGGTTGTTGGTCTGTACGCCACTGTGAGTGAAGAGAAAAGTTTTCTGCTGGTCGCTAATGTATCAGAAAGACTCATCGTCAGG GCGTCCAATCCTGGACAGTTTGAGAACGACACTGATGTTCTTTGGCAAAGAGGTCAAGCTCCAGAGACGGTGGTGTGTCACGGCAGGATTGGCATCAACACGGACAATCCCGATGAATCTTTGGTGGTCTGTGGGAACGCCAAGATAATGGGCAACGTAATGCACCCGTCAGACCGGAGAGCCAAAGAAAACATTCAGGAG GTGGACTCGATGGAGCAGTTGAGGAGAATAGCACAGATGAGGATCGTCGAGTATGACTACAAACCAGAATTCGCCTCCAGGATGGGAATCGATCAGGTCCATGAAACCG GAATCATCGCACAGGAAGTGAAGGAGCTGCTGCCGTCTGCGGTCAGAGAGATGGGTGACGTCACGTGTGTCAACGGAGAAACCATCCCTCACTTCCTCATGGTGGATAAA GAGCAGATCTTCATGGAGAACGTGGGAGCTGTGAAGCAGTTGTGTAAGCTCACCGATAACCTGGAGACTCGCATTCAAGAGCTGGAGGTGTGGAACAGTCGTCTGGCCAAACTGAAGAGGCTCGGCAGCCTGCGCTCCAGTAACTCGTCTAACACCAAAGCTTATGAAGCAGG AAAGAGCCACGCGACACGTCCTGCGCAGAAGACCTCATCGTCTACA aGCGACTGCTGTGAGAGATATCAGTGGTGTCTTCAGCATCGAGTGTTTCAGGCCAGTATCATCATGCTGGTGACCACCATGGCTCTGTG TGTCATCTCTATAACGGCTCTCTACATGCTGACGTTAGACGAGGACGTGGACTTCAACAGCAG TCTGAACAGCAGTGACGTCGTGCCGCCGTTCACCACCACAGAAACACAACTCACAACAG CATCGGCCACGTCTCCTCCCGCTCCCTGGCCTCCTGACATCGACTTCTCCAATGTCTTCTACTCAGATGAGATCTACTGCTGCCCTTCCAATCTAACATCATCCACAGCCACCGATCCCAGAAGAGCTGAGAAAG AGGAGTGGACGGCGAAACTGCCGGAGATACTGAAAAACTCCACAGACT GGAAAAACACAACCATCCGGTCCATCATCATCACACAGAATCTACAGATGATCGATCAGCAGTACTGTGACACACACGACGACTGTGG gaAGGGAAAGTACAGTTACGTCATCCCCCTCAGTAAACACATCCCACCCAACATGCCCATCACCCTCCAGATCAC caCAGATGAGCTGTTGGTGATGTATTTGTGTTCATATGATGAGAGAGACCAGTGTTATTCTGTACTGGAGCACAGCGGCCTGAAGTCAAACACGGCTCTCAACACACAG GGTTACATTCATAAATGGACTCTGGCCGCAGCCAATCATTACCGCTCTTCTTATCACTTCCGGGTCGCTGTCGCT GGTTTGGCCAACTGTAGCACCGACCCAAACTACGCCGAGTTCTTATTCACCGACTATCAGCTGCACTTCTTCCGCCGCTGTGACTGA
- the LOC130547552 gene encoding myelin regulatory factor-like protein isoform X2, which produces MSLRRPADDSMDVLGEREALQQFFNGEDASGVLDTSFLEEYLSNESDSTFMLPESPPDSCSERSSPPQIPGSGWTRAASLHVGRDSLSRYVNTSESCHDSPALYALQHHPCTQMRSAPVYTSVKQHQRPGDTSHENKKRRRSDPLEGNTEPCRRSDSLWTPPTFCGDRACEAFSSDSDGAGHHVLSWDRYQPSRWSRLYNGRLEALSPPGYHVDADKGFGYSTADEAFVCQKKNHFQVTVHIGMLGDPAYVETPAGPVPVESFHVKVFGVKMEAHSHFITIEQSQSDRSKKPFLPVKVQLPRDKITKVTLSRLHFSETTANNMRKKGKPNPDQRYFMMVVGLYATVSEEKSFLLVANVSERLIVRASNPGQFENDTDVLWQRGQAPETVVCHGRIGINTDNPDESLVVCGNAKIMGNVMHPSDRRAKENIQEVDSMEQLRRIAQMRIVEYDYKPEFASRMGIDQVHETGIIAQEVKELLPSAVREMGDVTCVNGETIPHFLMVDKIFMENVGAVKQLCKLTDNLETRIQELEVWNSRLAKLKRLGSLRSSNSSNTKAYEAGKSHATRPAQKTSSSTSDCCERYQWCLQHRVFQASIIMLVTTMALCVISITALYMLTLDEDVDFNSSLNSSDVVPPFTTTETQLTTASATSPPAPWPPDIDFSNVFYSDEIYCCPSNLTSSTATDPRRAEKEEWTAKLPEILKNSTDWKNTTIRSIIITQNLQMIDQQYCDTHDDCGKGKYSYVIPLSKHIPPNMPITLQITTDELLVMYLCSYDERDQCYSVLEHSGLKSNTALNTQGYIHKWTLAAANHYRSSYHFRVAVAGLANCSTDPNYAEFLFTDYQLHFFRRCD; this is translated from the exons ATGAGTCTGAGGAGACCTGCTGACGACTCCATGGATGTTCTGGGAGAAAGAGAAGCTCTGCAGCAGTTCTTTAATG GTGAGGATGCGAGCGGTGTGTTGGACACCAGTTTTCTGGAGGAGTACCTGAGCAATGAAAGCGACTCCACGTT CATGTTACCTGAATCCCCGCCGGACTCGTGCTCGGAGCGCAGTTCTCCTCCTCAGATACCAG GTTCAGGATGGACGAGAGCCGCGTCGCTTCACGTGGGCCGTGATTCGCTTTCTCGGTACGTGAACACGTCTGAGTCGTGCCATGATTCACCCGCTCTCTACGCTCTTCAGCATCATCCCTGCACACAGATGAGATCGGCTCCTGTGTACACAAGCGTCAAACAACACCAACGGCCCGG AGATACATCACATGAAAATAAGAAGAGAAGACGCTCAGATCCTCTGGAGGGGAACACAGAGCCGTGCAGGAGGAGCGACTCGCTTTGGACCCCACCCACATTCT gtggaGATCGAGCGTGCGAAGCATTCTCTTCTGACAGCGATGGCGCTGGACATCACGTGCTGTCGTGGGACAGATATCAGCCAAGCCGATGGTCACGTCTCTACAATGGCAGGCTTGAGGCTCT ATCTCCTCCAGGTTATCATGTGGATGCTGATAAAGGCTTCGGTTACTCCACAGCCGATGAAGCTTTCGTCTGTCAGAAGAAGAATCATTTCCAGGTCACCGTTCACATCGGGATGCTCGGAGATCCCGCGTACGTGGAGACCCCGGCCGGACCCGTGCCCGTAGAGAGCTTCCACGTGAAGGTGTTCGGGGTCAAG ATGGAAGCACACAGTCACTTCATCACTATCGAGCAGTCTCAGTCAGACCGCAGTAAGAAACCTTTCCTGCCGGTCAA AGTCCAGCTGCCCCGAGATAAAATCACAAAGGTAACGTTGAGCCGACTTCACTTCAGCGAGACCACAGCCAATAACATGAGGAAAAAAGGCAAACCCAACCCTGACCAGAG atatttcatgatGGTTGTTGGTCTGTACGCCACTGTGAGTGAAGAGAAAAGTTTTCTGCTGGTCGCTAATGTATCAGAAAGACTCATCGTCAGG GCGTCCAATCCTGGACAGTTTGAGAACGACACTGATGTTCTTTGGCAAAGAGGTCAAGCTCCAGAGACGGTGGTGTGTCACGGCAGGATTGGCATCAACACGGACAATCCCGATGAATCTTTGGTGGTCTGTGGGAACGCCAAGATAATGGGCAACGTAATGCACCCGTCAGACCGGAGAGCCAAAGAAAACATTCAGGAG GTGGACTCGATGGAGCAGTTGAGGAGAATAGCACAGATGAGGATCGTCGAGTATGACTACAAACCAGAATTCGCCTCCAGGATGGGAATCGATCAGGTCCATGAAACCG GAATCATCGCACAGGAAGTGAAGGAGCTGCTGCCGTCTGCGGTCAGAGAGATGGGTGACGTCACGTGTGTCAACGGAGAAACCATCCCTCACTTCCTCATGGTGGATAAA ATCTTCATGGAGAACGTGGGAGCTGTGAAGCAGTTGTGTAAGCTCACCGATAACCTGGAGACTCGCATTCAAGAGCTGGAGGTGTGGAACAGTCGTCTGGCCAAACTGAAGAGGCTCGGCAGCCTGCGCTCCAGTAACTCGTCTAACACCAAAGCTTATGAAGCAGG AAAGAGCCACGCGACACGTCCTGCGCAGAAGACCTCATCGTCTACA aGCGACTGCTGTGAGAGATATCAGTGGTGTCTTCAGCATCGAGTGTTTCAGGCCAGTATCATCATGCTGGTGACCACCATGGCTCTGTG TGTCATCTCTATAACGGCTCTCTACATGCTGACGTTAGACGAGGACGTGGACTTCAACAGCAG TCTGAACAGCAGTGACGTCGTGCCGCCGTTCACCACCACAGAAACACAACTCACAACAG CATCGGCCACGTCTCCTCCCGCTCCCTGGCCTCCTGACATCGACTTCTCCAATGTCTTCTACTCAGATGAGATCTACTGCTGCCCTTCCAATCTAACATCATCCACAGCCACCGATCCCAGAAGAGCTGAGAAAG AGGAGTGGACGGCGAAACTGCCGGAGATACTGAAAAACTCCACAGACT GGAAAAACACAACCATCCGGTCCATCATCATCACACAGAATCTACAGATGATCGATCAGCAGTACTGTGACACACACGACGACTGTGG gaAGGGAAAGTACAGTTACGTCATCCCCCTCAGTAAACACATCCCACCCAACATGCCCATCACCCTCCAGATCAC caCAGATGAGCTGTTGGTGATGTATTTGTGTTCATATGATGAGAGAGACCAGTGTTATTCTGTACTGGAGCACAGCGGCCTGAAGTCAAACACGGCTCTCAACACACAG GGTTACATTCATAAATGGACTCTGGCCGCAGCCAATCATTACCGCTCTTCTTATCACTTCCGGGTCGCTGTCGCT GGTTTGGCCAACTGTAGCACCGACCCAAACTACGCCGAGTTCTTATTCACCGACTATCAGCTGCACTTCTTCCGCCGCTGTGACTGA